TTTTAGTATTCCCGACAGTGAAGAAAAAGTGTTTGCGGTTGATAATTTTGACCCGATTGGCAAAGCGAATGTGCTGTATCGCGGCATTGTTGGCAGTAACAACGGTGAACCTATTGTTGCTTCACCACTTTACAAGCAGCAGTTTTCATTAAAAACCGGCACTTGTATTCAAGAAGAAGCTGAAATAGGCGCTTATCCAGCGCGTATTCAGGACCAAGCGATCCAAGTTTACATCTAAGAGGATTGCAGCTTATGACGTGCGACCAAACCATTGATAAGGCAGCTCAGCTTTACGCTACTGGCTTGAATGAGCAAGCTCACTCTTTATCCTTAAATGAGCAGGCTCACTGTTCATCTCTAAATGAGCAAGCTCATTATCCACCTAAAGCGACAAACGCTTTGGTGCAAAGTACGTGTGCCTATTGTGGCGTTGGTTGTGGTGTGGATATTACGATAAACGGCGAGCAGGCAACTAACCTTACGGGCTCGCCTGAGCATCCTGCCAACTTTGGTCGCTTATGCGTTAAGGGCACGCACCTACTTGATACGGTCGATATCACCAATCGCTTATTAGTGCCTGAAATTGCTGGAGAGCAGGTAAGTTGGGATACGGCAATTAGCAAAGTTGCTGGTGAGTTTAACAAGATTATTAAGCAACATGGCCCTGATGCGGTTGCCTTTTATGTCTCGGGACAGTTACTGACCGAAGACTACTATGTTGCTAACAAATTAATGAAGGGTTATATCGGTAGTGCCAATATCGATACCAACTCAAGACTTTGCATGTCATCAGCAGTGTCGGCGTATAAACGAGCATTTGGCGAAGACGTGGTGCCTTGCGATTACCAAGACTTAGAGCACACAGATTTAATCGTATTAATTGGGTCTAATGCCGCGTGGACGCATCCCGTATTGTTTCAACGTATGCAACGGGCTAAACAAATCAACCCGGCGTGTCAGCTCGTGGTGGTTGACCCACGGCGCACGGCAACGGCGGAAAGTGCCGATCAGCATTTAGCGATTAATCCCGGTACCGATGCCGCGCTGTATAACGGTTTATTGAATTTCTTAGCCGAACATAATGCGTTGGATAAAGCCTACATAGACGCTAATACACAAGGCTTTGACGAGGCGCTTGCCGAAGCCTCTATTTGGGACATGGCAAAAGTTAGTCAATTTTGTGGTGTCAGCCAAGCACAGTTGCAAGATTTTTATCAGTTATTCCTGCGTTCAAAAAAAGCAATATCCATGTACTCCATGGGCATTAATCAATCGACTTCAGGTGTTGATAAATGCCATGCCATCATCAACGTGCATTTAGCGACAGGCAAAATTGCATCACTTGGCTCTGGACCATTTTCTATCACAGGTCAGCCTAATGCCATGGGTGGGCGCGAAGTAGGTGGCTTAGCTAACCAATTAGCGGCTCATATGGATATTGAAAATCCAGCACATCGTGATTTAGTGCAAACGTTTTGGCAATCACCGCACATCCCAACCGCGCAAGGTGCGAAAGCGGTTGATATGATTGAACAAATGAAGTCGGGCAAAATTAAAGCGGTTTGGGTTATGGCAACCAATCCACTCGTGAGTTTGCCGGATCACAATCAAGTGGCTAAAGCATTTGAACAATGTGAATTTGTTGTGGTGTCAGATTGCGTTGCTGATAACGACACATTGGCTTACGCGGATGTTAAATTACCAGCTACACCATGGCTGGAGAAAAATGGCACTGTCACTAACTCTGAGCGCCGAATTTCAAGGCAGCGCGGTGCCTTGGCACCAGCAGGGCAAGCCAAACACGATTGGCAAATTATGTCGTTAGTAGCGCAAAAAATGGGTTTTAGTGGCTTTGATTATCAGCACCCTTATCAAGTATTTACCGAATTTGCTGCCTTATCTGGCTATGAAAACTCAGGGGAAACCAAACGCGTTTTTGATATGTCAGGCTTAGCGCAACTAACACTCGCCGAATATGAGCAGTTACAACCTGTGCAATGGCCCATAAAAGGGCCAATAAAAGCGGGCGCTCAAAAAAGCGCACGTGTATTTGCAGACGGTCAATTTCCTACTGCCAATGGCAAAGCTAAGTTTTTCGCAGTAACCCCACAATTACCTCAGCAGAAAGTCAGTAAAGCATATTCATTAGTACTTAACAGCGGTCGTTATCGCGATCAATGGCATACGATGACACGCACAGGCATTGCATCTGCGTTAACTCAACATTTAGCGAAACCTTATATTGCCGTTAATCCGCAAGACGCGACAAAACTCGGTTTAACAGAACAGCAGATTGCCCATGTTCAATCGCAAACCGGTGAATTATTTGTACCAGTGCAAATAACAGATGCCGTTAATTTCGGTGAGTGTTTTATGCCAATTCACTGGAACGGCCAATTTTCATCAAATGCAACGGTGTCAACGCTTTACAACGCAGTGGTAGATCCTATCTCTGGTCAACCCGAGTTAAAACATACTGGTATTGCAATAGAAAAGGCTAACTTTACTCAGTATCTTGATTGCTACTTTGCAGAGGATATTAACGCTGATGCGCCATATTGGTTAAAGGCTAAGCAAGAGCATTGTTGGCACTACCAACTTGCCACCAATGAAGATCAGCCAATGACCATCGCCAAACTGCAACAACTTTTTCCGTGCCAAGGGGAGTGGTTAAGCTTTAACGATGAAGATAACCAACTTTCTCATGTGATTTGCCTGCAAAATGGCGCGGTGAAATGTGTCGCTTACGTTGCCAATCAGGCATTTAGTGAAGCGAAAAAATGGGTCGATAGTCTGTTTGGACAAGACAGTTTGTCGTTTGCCGAAGTGCAAGCTTTACTCGCAAAAACAGCACCAACTAGCGCAGACGAAAGTCGAAAAGTGTGCAGTTGTTTCAATGTTTCTGAAGGGAGTATTCGAGAGGCGGTAATGTCTGGTACAGACAGCGTTGCTGCACTGGGTAAATCGCTAAAATGTGGCAGTAACTGCGGCTCGTGTAAGCCAGAGTTGCAAGCCATTATTAATGATTGTCAATCGAACCTAATCGATATTAAAGAAGTCGCCAGCGCTTAGTTGGTGTCTATTTACAGAATTTTATGGTGCTTAAGGAGTTAGTATGCAGTTAAGCTTATTTAAAACCCCGTTATTTTGGTTTAAGCATCAACAAAAGCGCCGTTGGGCTGCCAAAAGTGTTAAAAATGTCGCTGCTGGAGCGAATACTAGTGATGCCCTTGCTAATAATGTCAGCAAATTAACTTGGCTTACTCGCAAGCTGATACTAAACAGAAACAGTTCAACAGTATCATCTACAGGCAAAGATTTAGGGCAAGTGGTATTTGTTGGCGCAGGGGCTGGCGATCCCGAATTATTGACCATCAAAGCGGTAAAAGCGCTACAACAGGCAGATATCGTATTAGTTGATTGGCTGGTGAACCCTGAAATTAATGCCTTTATCCCAGATCATATCGAGCGGGTATTTGTTGGCAAAAAATGTGGTCAGCATTCGGTCACACAAGCAGAAATTTGTCAGTTATTGGTAGATTACGCGGCTCAAGGTAAACGAGTTGTGCGATTAAAAGGGGGAGACCCGTCGATATTTGCGCGACTTGCCGAAGAAACGGATGTGCTTTCGAAAGCGAATGTTCCATTTCAAGTCATCCCTGGTATTACTGCTGCGACAGGATGCGCCGCTTATTCCGGTATTCCGTTAACTCATAGAGACTGCGCGCAATCAGTGAAATTTATTACTGCTCATGGCAAGCAAGAAGACCATGAATGTGATTGGCACCTGCTAGCAGCAGAGCAATGCACACTGGTTTTTTATATGGGCTTGAATCGTGTTCAATTAATTTGTCAGCGATTAATAAGTCATGGCATGGCAGCAACTATGCCTATTGCGGTGATTGACCAGGGCACTAGTCATACTCAGAAAGTAGTTTGCAAGTCGTTGGCATCGATGGATGCGGCAAGTGATTTAGCTGACTTTCAAGGCCCAGCGTTAATTATCGTTGGTAAGGTGGTTGAAAAGCGCGTAGATGTTAATTTATCGCTGGTTGATGGTGAAGCGCCCACCATTTCCGCAAATGCTTTCGAAGCCGCTTAGCGATCAAAAACTCGTAATAGTCTCTCAGAACGAAAAAAGCCGCACACTGTGCGGCTTTTTAGAATGTGGTGGGTGCGACTGGAGTTGAACCAGCGACCTCTTGCATGTCAAGCAAGCGCTCTAACCAACTGAGCTACGCTCCCAAATCAATGTTGCCTTAGCAACGGAGCGCTATGTTAGCGATGCTATTTTACAGTTGCAAGTGTTTTTCGCGATATTTTCTCAAATTTGGTTTGTTCGATTAATTTAACAACAAATCACTAAATTTATTGATTAAATTAGCATCGTTATTAACAATGTAATTAAATAACTCGGTAGTTTAAAAATCTTCACGCATTGATAAGCCCCAAACGCAGGGCATGGAAAAATTAAGGGAATCTAAATGAAAAATAATAAAATTATTGCGCTATTGGCAGTGGGAGCCTGTTCTTCAGCATTTCCAATGGGAGTAATGGCAAACGAGCAGCCAGATGCCTCAGTTTTGGTTAAGCAAGCCTATGGCGGTATTCATTACAGCTATTTTGATGCAGATAATGAACGACTGACCGTGGCGGGTGATCGTGCCTCAGGGTTAGAAGAGGGTGATGGTGCGGGTTTGTCACTTGGCTATCGTTTTTCCGAATATAACGAATTGCGTATTCAGTATACCGACTTGTCAGTTGATGCATTGCGCAGTGTTTATGGCGACCAAGATGGTCGCTCGGTAGCCATTGACGTTTTACACTTTCCAAGCAAAAAGAACCTTTACCTTATTGGTGGTTTTAAAGAAATTGATTTAGAAGAAAAAGAAGTATCAGCCAACATTGGTATGGGGTACCGTCATTACTTTACCAATCGCTTTGCTGGTTTTGTTGAAGGTAAAGGGCATTATCAATTTGAAGAGTACCATACTGATTTTAACGCCACTTTGGGTATAATTTACTTCTTTGGTGAGAACAAGGCACGTACCGCCTCACCTGTAGCGCCAAAACCAACCGCAGTGAAACCCGTATCGTCTAAACCAGCGACAATGTCTACCGTTAAAGATGCTGATAAAGACGGTGTCATTGATAGTCTAGACCAGTGTCCAGGCACACCTACAAACCATATGGTCGATATTAAAGGCTGTACCTTGTTTAGCGAGAAAATGCGTTCTATTGAAGTACAAGTAAACTTTGATAACAACAGTGATGTCATTAAGCCTGAGTTTTATGGTGAAGTTGAAAAGTTGGCTAACTTCTTAAAACAATACAGCGGTGTTAATCTGACTATTGAAGGTCATTCGTCTAGCGTTGGTGCGGCAGGCTACAATAAAACCTTATCAATGAAACGTGCCCAAGCCGTTGTTGATATACTGGTAAACGAATATCGCATTGACGGTGGACGATTAAACGCTGTTGGCTATGGCGAAGAGCGTTTAATTAACGAGGCAAATACTGCTGCTGCTCATGCAGAAAATCGCCGTATTATGGCAACAGCGGAAACTAGTGAAAAAGTTGCCGTTGAGAAATAGCTGGGCCTATCAAGCCTGCTGCTAAAGAAAGAAAAAAGCGCAAAGTGGATTAACTTATACAATTAATTACTTTGCGCTTTTTTATGCTCCTTGCGAAGCAATTATTAGTGCTGGCTATTGGATGGAAGTCCTAATTCTCGTAATAAACCCGTATAAAACACTAAATCTTGAAACAGCCCCTTGATGACGTCAAAGTCTGTTACAGCTAGTGCTAGTTGAGGCTCGAATAAATCCCTGCCTTCGGGGATTGCAATGTAAACATTTTGGTCAATAAAAGATAGCGATATCGCGATTCCCTGTTTTTGATTTCTATAGTCAACTAATTTATCCATCAACTTGGGCGATAGCATTTGTAATATGGTATCTGGCGCTGAGCTGACAACGGAGAAATATTGGCTAAATTCACTTTCCGGTAATGCTACGTTTTCACCAATACGTGGACTTTGAAAATGGCCAAATAGCTTTTCTTTTAACCCTTGCTTGGTATTTTCTTTCGCTAAAATATAACTAGAGTGAGAAAATGGCTTGGGACGTTGAGCTTTGAGAAAAAGGCCGATAAAAATCGGATTTTTTTGCGAGCCGCCTTCGGGCCGTTGAATAATCTGTTCTACAAAAAGTTCAGACATTTCAACCTTAAAACCTTCGATCTCGCCACAAATAAGATCTTCACCACCGTAACTATCAATTTTTTTGGGGTACAAACCGCTTTGTTCGAACTCGGTTTGAGTGATGAATTTGTCTTTATGCCAGATTAGCGACTTGTCAATTTCACTCAACAGAGTCACCATTATTTGTTTTTTGTAACTACTTCGGAACTTGTCCCAACTGAACTTAAAGGTGACAAGGCAATACGCCATAATGGCAAATAGCGCAATTAGCAAAGGCGTTGAGTCAATGCCTGACAATACCGCGATAAAAAAGGCACCTACGGAAAAGGTAAGCGCTTTTTTCTTCTTTAATGTCGCTAAACGAGAGGTTTCTAGTGGCGCTAACTTGGGTTTTAGCTTTTGTTCAAACAGCAAATTTAACTGTGCAGTGTCTATGTCCAAGTCCAAATTCATTTCTCGTCCACCTCCAAAAAATGAGCTAGCTTTGAAAGTATGCTCTAATTTTACGCTAGCCGTGCTTGCACGACCTTTAACCGAATAGCTAATAGCACTGCGGCGGTGGTTAAGCCTGAGATAAAGCCAATCCAAAAGCCTGATGGGCCTATCGGCTCAATTATCCAATCAGTTAAACCGAGTATTAATCCAATAGATAAGCCGACAATCCAATATGAGAAAAAGGTAATGATCAATATTGAGGTAGTGTCTTTATAACCACGTAACGCGCCCGCCGAAATCACTTGAATAGCGTCTGAAAACTGAAACAGAGCTGCTAAGAACATTAAGCTTGCTGCTAGCTCAATTACTGGCAGTTCAGTGGTATAAATACCGGCAATTTGGGATTTAAACAGTAACGTGCCAGAGGCTGTAACCACGGCAATCACTAAGCCTAATAGTGCTGAATACCAACAAATATCTTTTGCATCCTGATATTGCTTATTGCCAACGGCAAAGCCCACTTTTATCGTCACCGCCATGGCAAGGCTTAGCGGGATCATAAATACCAGCCCCGAGAAGTTAATGGCGATTTGGTGGCTCGCCACAACTTCAGCGCCAAATGGTGCCAAAATTATCGCGACCACAGCAAATAAACTCACTTCAAACAGCAGTGATAACGCGATAGGCACACCCAGTGCCAATACCGTTTTTATTTCTGACCAGTTTGGCCAATAAAAACGGTCAAACAAGTGCGCCTGTTTAAGGTGTTTTGAGAAGTAGGTATAGGCCAACATAGATAAAAACATTGCCCAATAAACCAAAGCCGTAGCTAGGCCGCATCCTGCGCCGCCCAGTGCAGGCATGCCGAATTTACCGTAAATAAATATGTAGTTAGCGGGGATATTAACTAGCAAACCAATGATACTAATGATCATGGTTGGTCGAGTATGCGACAAACCCTCTGAATAGTTCCTTAACACAAAGTACAAGCAAAACGCGGGGCCACCCCAAACGATATAGTCTAGGTAGTCAAACATTAACTTTTTGAGTTCTGGTTCAAGGGTCACTTCTTGATAGATTGCTGGTGCGACGGTGGCGTTTAATAAGATAAGTGAGCCACCTAAAAACAAGCCAATCCACGCAGTTTGATAGGTTGCACTTGCGACCTTATCAAATGCCTTGGCGCCTGAGTATTGTGACACGATTGCCGCTAACGCCATCATGATACCGGAAATCGTTAGAATGGCTGGTAGCCAAACACTGCTAGCAACCGCTACCGCAGCCATGTCAGTTGCGCTTACACGACCAGCCATTACCGTATCGGCAAAGCCCATTAAGTTTTGGATCAGTTGGGCAATAAGAATAGGGTAAGCGAGTTTAAGTAAACTTTTTGATTGATAAATAAAATCTGATAAGCGCATGAAAACCTGAATGCTTTGCTGTTAAAATAGCGAAAATTTTTAAGGGGTAAATAATATATGTTTACTGGGATTGTGCAATCGAAAGCACAAGTTTTATCAGCACAAACTAAGCATGGCGTCTGCCAGCTATGCATCGCTGTTGACAAGCAATATGCACAGCAAATTGAGTTGGGCGCCAGTATCGCGATTAATGGTGTATGCTTAACGGTTGTTGAGCAGCAATCGCTTGATGAAACGCTCGACAAAATTCGTTTTGATGTGATTGATGAAACGTTACGCGTAACCAATCTTGCGTCGATTAACGCAGGCGACTTAGTGAATTATGAGCGGTCGTTAAAAGTTGGCGATGAAATCGGCGGGCATCAAGTCTCAGGGCATATTCATGCCATGGCCAGTGTCACTCAAATTGAAAATATTGGTGATAATCGCAGTATTTATTTTGAGTTAGCGCCAAGCCAACAAGCAGCTTATG
The nucleotide sequence above comes from Thalassotalea euphylliae. Encoded proteins:
- the nirD gene encoding nitrite reductase small subunit NirD, whose protein sequence is MTQALKEQTVNKDWVTLCGIQDLVANSGICALVAKPSEQGEQLEKQIAIFSIPDSEEKVFAVDNFDPIGKANVLYRGIVGSNNGEPIVASPLYKQQFSLKTGTCIQEEAEIGAYPARIQDQAIQVYI
- a CDS encoding nitrate reductase, encoding MTCDQTIDKAAQLYATGLNEQAHSLSLNEQAHCSSLNEQAHYPPKATNALVQSTCAYCGVGCGVDITINGEQATNLTGSPEHPANFGRLCVKGTHLLDTVDITNRLLVPEIAGEQVSWDTAISKVAGEFNKIIKQHGPDAVAFYVSGQLLTEDYYVANKLMKGYIGSANIDTNSRLCMSSAVSAYKRAFGEDVVPCDYQDLEHTDLIVLIGSNAAWTHPVLFQRMQRAKQINPACQLVVVDPRRTATAESADQHLAINPGTDAALYNGLLNFLAEHNALDKAYIDANTQGFDEALAEASIWDMAKVSQFCGVSQAQLQDFYQLFLRSKKAISMYSMGINQSTSGVDKCHAIINVHLATGKIASLGSGPFSITGQPNAMGGREVGGLANQLAAHMDIENPAHRDLVQTFWQSPHIPTAQGAKAVDMIEQMKSGKIKAVWVMATNPLVSLPDHNQVAKAFEQCEFVVVSDCVADNDTLAYADVKLPATPWLEKNGTVTNSERRISRQRGALAPAGQAKHDWQIMSLVAQKMGFSGFDYQHPYQVFTEFAALSGYENSGETKRVFDMSGLAQLTLAEYEQLQPVQWPIKGPIKAGAQKSARVFADGQFPTANGKAKFFAVTPQLPQQKVSKAYSLVLNSGRYRDQWHTMTRTGIASALTQHLAKPYIAVNPQDATKLGLTEQQIAHVQSQTGELFVPVQITDAVNFGECFMPIHWNGQFSSNATVSTLYNAVVDPISGQPELKHTGIAIEKANFTQYLDCYFAEDINADAPYWLKAKQEHCWHYQLATNEDQPMTIAKLQQLFPCQGEWLSFNDEDNQLSHVICLQNGAVKCVAYVANQAFSEAKKWVDSLFGQDSLSFAEVQALLAKTAPTSADESRKVCSCFNVSEGSIREAVMSGTDSVAALGKSLKCGSNCGSCKPELQAIINDCQSNLIDIKEVASA
- the cobA gene encoding uroporphyrinogen-III C-methyltransferase, with translation MQLSLFKTPLFWFKHQQKRRWAAKSVKNVAAGANTSDALANNVSKLTWLTRKLILNRNSSTVSSTGKDLGQVVFVGAGAGDPELLTIKAVKALQQADIVLVDWLVNPEINAFIPDHIERVFVGKKCGQHSVTQAEICQLLVDYAAQGKRVVRLKGGDPSIFARLAEETDVLSKANVPFQVIPGITAATGCAAYSGIPLTHRDCAQSVKFITAHGKQEDHECDWHLLAAEQCTLVFYMGLNRVQLICQRLISHGMAATMPIAVIDQGTSHTQKVVCKSLASMDAASDLADFQGPALIIVGKVVEKRVDVNLSLVDGEAPTISANAFEAA
- a CDS encoding OmpA family protein: MKNNKIIALLAVGACSSAFPMGVMANEQPDASVLVKQAYGGIHYSYFDADNERLTVAGDRASGLEEGDGAGLSLGYRFSEYNELRIQYTDLSVDALRSVYGDQDGRSVAIDVLHFPSKKNLYLIGGFKEIDLEEKEVSANIGMGYRHYFTNRFAGFVEGKGHYQFEEYHTDFNATLGIIYFFGENKARTASPVAPKPTAVKPVSSKPATMSTVKDADKDGVIDSLDQCPGTPTNHMVDIKGCTLFSEKMRSIEVQVNFDNNSDVIKPEFYGEVEKLANFLKQYSGVNLTIEGHSSSVGAAGYNKTLSMKRAQAVVDILVNEYRIDGGRLNAVGYGEERLINEANTAAAHAENRRIMATAETSEKVAVEK
- a CDS encoding DUF3137 domain-containing protein — encoded protein: MNLDLDIDTAQLNLLFEQKLKPKLAPLETSRLATLKKKKALTFSVGAFFIAVLSGIDSTPLLIALFAIMAYCLVTFKFSWDKFRSSYKKQIMVTLLSEIDKSLIWHKDKFITQTEFEQSGLYPKKIDSYGGEDLICGEIEGFKVEMSELFVEQIIQRPEGGSQKNPIFIGLFLKAQRPKPFSHSSYILAKENTKQGLKEKLFGHFQSPRIGENVALPESEFSQYFSVVSSAPDTILQMLSPKLMDKLVDYRNQKQGIAISLSFIDQNVYIAIPEGRDLFEPQLALAVTDFDVIKGLFQDLVFYTGLLRELGLPSNSQH
- a CDS encoding MATE family efflux transporter; the encoded protein is MRLSDFIYQSKSLLKLAYPILIAQLIQNLMGFADTVMAGRVSATDMAAVAVASSVWLPAILTISGIMMALAAIVSQYSGAKAFDKVASATYQTAWIGLFLGGSLILLNATVAPAIYQEVTLEPELKKLMFDYLDYIVWGGPAFCLYFVLRNYSEGLSHTRPTMIISIIGLLVNIPANYIFIYGKFGMPALGGAGCGLATALVYWAMFLSMLAYTYFSKHLKQAHLFDRFYWPNWSEIKTVLALGVPIALSLLFEVSLFAVVAIILAPFGAEVVASHQIAINFSGLVFMIPLSLAMAVTIKVGFAVGNKQYQDAKDICWYSALLGLVIAVVTASGTLLFKSQIAGIYTTELPVIELAASLMFLAALFQFSDAIQVISAGALRGYKDTTSILIITFFSYWIVGLSIGLILGLTDWIIEPIGPSGFWIGFISGLTTAAVLLAIRLKVVQARLA
- a CDS encoding riboflavin synthase subunit alpha; this translates as MFTGIVQSKAQVLSAQTKHGVCQLCIAVDKQYAQQIELGASIAINGVCLTVVEQQSLDETLDKIRFDVIDETLRVTNLASINAGDLVNYERSLKVGDEIGGHQVSGHIHAMASVTQIENIGDNRSIYFELAPSQQAAYAKYLFGKGFISINGTSLTLGESVENGHFNVHLIPETLTRTNIGDLEVGDNVNIEMDQQTITIVSTIERMKLQLG